ATATGTGTTTTTTTGATAATCATGAACCAAGACTCACTAACTTTCACTTTCAAATAGTGTACATGTGAAAATGGAAAACAAATGAATACGGCTACCTACTAATCCAATCCACTCAAATACAACCGGTTAAGTCCATTTGGTACAAAATTGTGGATGTTAGAATATGTTTGACATCGAAATAGTCACGCTGTTTGAGCATTGAAGAAGTCTAATTTGGTAATTGGTTGGTgctctcacaaaaaaaaaaagagaaaacaactTGGGTCAaattaatacatataatataaaataaactatctTTGATCGTCAATCCGGATCAATTGCCTGACCGATTGGCTAATTTAGTATTGCAGAACCTCATGAGCACGGTTTTCTTGTCGTACCAAAAGTAACCATGCGATTGCAGATTGTCGTTATGAAATTACAATCACTTTCTAACCAAATATAATTTTGGTTCGTCGTTATCTAAACTGGTCTGGTTTGATGTCTGCATTGGTACGCTTCGTGACCGGAACCTAGCCACGGCTGAGGCAGGTGCTTTTTTTTCCGTAgtagtttattttattattttaaaattctttctttagtaagaaaaaatatataatcatgaaaataaacatgaaatagctaaatttctcaaaataattATCGGAACAAAAacttacaaaacatttttttcggCAGAAACTGTAATTTTTATCCTATGTAAAAGACTCGTGCTGGAAAAGCATGTGATGCCAAAGATAATACAAAGAAGAACAAAAATCAAACTAGACCCGAAACAGACAAGATGAAAGTGAAATAAAGAGAGTAAAAATTGCACCAAATGTCTTAAACCGTTCATAAAAGAAATATCCAAAAGGGTACTTCgacaataataataacaaaaggAAAAACAGTCTTTGGTTTTTGAGCGACTCTATAGAAAGGAGAAAGTTAAAAGACCAAAGTTCTTAAAGTTGTTCAAAGATACCGGGCAGGCAGGCAGGGCTCTGCGACTCCGAAGCAaacttaaatttaaaaagacttaaaaacattttgatatatatatatataaacacataaCGCCTCAagtaccttcttcttcttctttagacttctgcttctttctctctttctctataaTAGACTTGATAATTTCAGTTGCATTCATGGGCGGTGAATGTGCGGCCTCACTGGCGTCTTTGATGGGCTTACCCTTTTAAACACACCAAATAAAATGAACACAAAGATGAATACAAGATTCTCCAAATTCTgctattaatttattaacatatgtAAAAAGATGTCACATTTTATGCAAATGAATCGTAAATAGAATGAAGTAAAGGAGCAAGCAATCTAACAACATTTTCATTAGCTTCTATTCAAATTTGCGTTTAGTGACGCCTAAAAAAAGTGACATAAAGGGGAgcaaaaagaatgaaaagataAAAATCTTTTTTACCTTATTGGGAGTGCGCCCAAGACCATACCACTGCAGTGAAGTGCAGTAATTGCACTATCCGCCTGAGACATCAGAACAAAGTATTGAATTTTCCATTAACAATCATAGTCCATAGCTGAAAAGAACCTTTATCAAAGTGAAACTAAAAGATTAAAGTTTGAAGCTTGGACTCCTTTATGCAAACTCCATATTCAAATTTATGCATCTAACTCTTGAGGTTCAGAGAAGCTCAGAGACATTCTTTTAAAAGTAAGAAGCTTTATGCAATGCAGTTGCAACTGAAACTATTCAATCACcaaaacaaaagttcaaaacagGAACAAGCTAACTGCAAAACTCGgcagggagagagagagagttaccatggcaaactcaacaaaagcaATGCGGGTATGGTTGTGATAGTCTCCAAGCCTCAGACGAAAAAcctacaacatatatatatatatatatatatttaaaaatatatatatatttgattgtagagcagaaacaaaaaaaaatacacaatggTATTCCAAAACCAAATCCTTACCTCTCCGCAAATCATTTCAAAGAAGCCTTTCAACTCAACTTGACTAATCTGCAGTatttaagaaacaaaaagacATTGATGAATGTTAGTTTCTCCAAAGAGCTGAGCAGATAATGGTAAAATGTTACCCGCTTGTCAATGTTGGTACAGTAGACAGTCCTCAAGCACATCTCACGCTCACCCTCAGACTGAGAAAAAGAAGCATCATTATGCCTCAAGATTTGACTAAAACTGTTTAACCAATGATCATGTGAGCTTTTTACCCGGGGAAGGAAAGTGGGATTAACAGGGGCGATAGCGGTCTTGGAAGGAAGCACCTTAAGAGGGTAAAAACCAAGCACTGTTCCTGACATGCTCAAAGCAGCTCTAGCTCCCTCTGCAGCAACATGTAATTAAGTAATACAGTACTGTAAACGAATCTCAACTACTAATGAAATCTACCTTCATTGGTGAACTCAACGAAGGCGAAACGAAGGACGGAGTTTGGATCACCGCACACACGACAATCAACAACCTTTTGATTCTCCAAAAAAGATCATATGAGGAAAACAGTTACTGCAGGTAATCAAAACATTCTAAACATAGCAAAGATCTACCTGTCCACAATTAACAAAGACACCTGCTAGGTTCTCCTCAGTAACCTACAGACAAATAAAGTTAAGAGAGGTTATAAAATAGATTCCTTTacgagaaaacaaaaaaaaatggtaacggAAGccaatagtttatttttttctttacctGATGATCGATATCAGAGACATAAACAGTTCTCTTGATTACATCTTCCTTCTGAGCCAAGCTGGTTCTTTTGTTCACTCTTCTCCTCCCTTGCCCAAAGCTCCTTCTCTGCAGCAACCCGTAAAATGAGAAACACAACAATTGATATCCAAATCAACAGGAAAGTTTTGCAAGCCATCTGAAGAATGTCAGTCAACACAGT
This genomic interval from Brassica napus cultivar Da-Ae chromosome A6, Da-Ae, whole genome shotgun sequence contains the following:
- the LOC106347785 gene encoding polyadenylate-binding protein-interacting protein 10; this encodes MAVAENAGVKVDSSGHNLDNNNTASSATETNPSCPDDQSPKSDSSLDSSSDPPTPDSDDRTNETVQKGVKSEIKNLSDAFSKLNPMAKEFVPPSLARSQSGVSRNGLAFTNSFAAQPLVADGNGQFATRRRSFGQGRRRVNKRTSLAQKEDVIKRTVYVSDIDHQVTEENLAGVFVNCGQVVDCRVCGDPNSVLRFAFVEFTNEEGARAALSMSGTVLGFYPLKVLPSKTAIAPVNPTFLPRSEGEREMCLRTVYCTNIDKRISQVELKGFFEMICGEVFRLRLGDYHNHTRIAFVEFAMADSAITALHCSGMVLGALPIRVSPSKTPVRPHIHRP